A stretch of Eleutherodactylus coqui strain aEleCoq1 chromosome 9, aEleCoq1.hap1, whole genome shotgun sequence DNA encodes these proteins:
- the CFAP20 gene encoding cilia- and flagella-associated protein 20, producing MFKNTFQSGFLSILYSIGSKPLQIWDKKVRNGHIKRITDNDIQSLVLEVEGTNVSTTYITCPADPKKTLGIKLPFLVMIIKNLKKYFTFEVQVLDDKNVRRRFRASNYQSTTRVKPFICTMPMRLDDGWNQIQFNLSDFTRRAYGTNYIETLRVQIHANCRIRRVYFSDRLYSEDELPAEFKLYLPVQNKAKQ from the exons ATGTTCAAGAACACCTTCCAGTCCGGCTTCCTGTCCATTCTGTACAGCATCGGTAGCAAGCCGCTCCAGATATGGGACAAGAAG GTGCGGAACGGTCACATCAAGAGGATAACAGACAATGACATCCAGTCCCTGGTGTTGGAGGTGGAGGGAACCAATGTCAG CACCACATATATAACGTGCCCAGCAGACCCCAAGAAAACCCTGGGCATCAAACTGCCCTTTCTGGTCATGATCATTAAGAACCTCAAGAAATACTTCACTTTTGAAGTGCAG GTGCTGGATGATAAGAACGTGCGGCGGAGGTTTCGGGCCAGTAACTACCAGAGCACAACGCGAGTAAAGCCATTTATCTGCACCATGCCCATGAGATTAGATGATGGCTGGAATCAGATTCAGTTTAATCTTTCAGACTTCACCCGCCGAGCGTACGGGACAAATTATATCGAGACCCTTCGAGTACAG ATTCATGCAAACTGCAGAATTCGACGAGTTTATTTCTCAGATCGTCTTTATTCTGAAGATGAGCTACCTGCAGAGTTCAAGCTGTACCTACCAGTGCAGAATAAGGCCAAA CAATGA